AGGGGGAACGCCCCCACTGAAGCAGTGATAATGATGAAAGACAATATGGCACTGGGCTCGAAACTTTGCCCTCCAACTTTGCCATGGTACACATAATTGAACAGTGCTATGGAGATGATTATCCAGAGACCATAGAGGATATCCTTTCCCACCGTCCACCTGTCTGCATCAAAAAAACCGGGGATAATTCTTGGGGTAAGTGTGTAATTGGCAAGCATGACCAATGTGGTGATCAGGCCAAACCCGAGAACATACAGTGATTTATTGACATCCATATTACCTAGACCAAAGGGTTGAAAGAATCTCAGGAATAGAAAGATGAACAGACCAAAGGAAATGGATATGAGGAGCTGATCCCTGAATCGCGAAACAAGGGGATAAGGCCTGTTGATCCATTTTAGTCTATGCGTGCCCATACTAGGTCGATTCAGCAGATTGCTTTCTTGGCTTGAGAAATGGTAGTAAGATGAGGGGTATAAAAGCTATCCAGCCATCCATAAACAGAACTTTTGCATACCCATGCAGATCTGCGTATTTGCCCTGCCACAGACTGGAATAAGAATAGACAAAATTATGAAGAGCCATGTAGCCCGTAAATTGGGTAGCTGCTACAGCCGGGCTGGTCAAACCCATGAAAACCGCAGTAGAGGTTCCCTGAACCAATCCGCTGGCAAAACTGTAGGCGATTGAAACATAAAAGAACATGTCGATGGTGACACCGGCAGTTCCATCAATCCCGGTAAACTGTCGGGCCAGAAAAAAGGTAGGGATGGTTGTTAGAACATACCAGGCACCCAGGGCTTTCCGATGTCCTACCCGGTCAGAGATCCATCCTCCCAGGACACAACCTGATGCGGCGAAAATCGTACCCAGCATGGTCAGCTTTGCGATTTGATTCTCATCCATACCCAGATCCACCTGCAGGGCGCTCCCTAGCACCAGACCCAGAGCCAATGCCCCGAAAGGCAGCAGTGAAAAGATTACACCGGCAATAGGACCTGTCCCCGATTTAAAGAAGCCCTGGAATAGCTCTTTGAAGAATTGTTTAAGGGTATTGATAATTTCTTGTGCAACACTCTCGTGGGAAACAGCTTTGTCAATCACCTCAGATGCCGGCTCCTGTAATCGTAGCGTAACAAAAAAGAGAATCAGGATCAGCATAAGCAAGACGAAGGGGAATGATAGAGCGAATCCAAACTTACCAGCGATGAGCAAGGCCCCGCTTCCACCGATAGCCTGTCCCAGATAGGAGGAACCAAACATAAATCCATTGGCAATTCCCCGTTCATTCTCTGGAAGGACCTTAATGGCCAGGGCATCAATGGCTACGTCTTGTGTGGCTGCAAAAATATTATGAATGACTATGAGGGTAGTCAGCAATTGAATATTGGCTGAATAGTCAAAAAAGACCACAATCCCGAGCGTACCTATCATAGCTGCCTGCGCTCCGGCGATCCAGGTCCGTTTCGACCCAAAGCGTTTGAATTCTATGAGATCCACCAGGGGTGCCCAGGCCCATTTTAGTCCCCAGGGGGCATAAAGGGAGGCTGTGAAAAGGCCGATCTCAGTCAGACCAACACCGCTCATGCGCAGGTGGGTTGCCAGAGCAATGGCACTGAACCCAAAGGGAATACCCTCGGATAAATAGAGAAGAGAAAATGCCAGTAGTCGGCCATTTTTTGTCTTAAGTGCGTTTTTAGATAGCATGTGATTCAATCATTTCCATCTATAATGATGTTTTTATCAGTCTTTGATATTTGAGATACCAGGAGAGTCTCAGTCTTAGGATAAGAGAAATTTCAGCTGTTAAAAATGGTTTTTTCAGGATGCGAAATACTTTTTCCAAGTAAACCCGCCTGAAACAGAGTGGCTGGACTGTTATCAGACAAGATTTGGGACTTTATTCCATGGGATTAAAAGTAGATATTAGTGAGTTTTGGTGTAAATTTTTCATTATGACTGCATTGAAACGTATAGGCCTCATAGCCCTTATTGTCTGTTTTCTGCTTGCTTGTGAAGACCCCTCATCATCTCCAGGCGAAAAATATACTCAGTATGGCAGGCCCATGGCCAACACGCCCCCCATTGAAGATATCATTATGTATGAGGTTAATCTGCGAGCGTTCAGTCAAAGTGGTGATCTGCAGGGAGTGATTCAACGCCTGCCAATTCTTGATTCAATGGGGATCAACGTGATCTGGTTGATGCCCATTCATCCCATAGGCGAAATCAATTCAGTCAATTCACCCTATTCAGTAAAAGATTATAGGGCCGTAGCAGCAGAATATGGCACTCTGGAAGACCTGAGGATGTTGACGGATGAGGCACATGCCCTGGGTATGGCTGTCATCATGGATTGGGTGGCCAATCATACTGCCTGGGACAATCCCTGGATTGAAAACAAGAGTTGGTATACCCTAGATACCAATTTTGAAATCATTTCTCCCCCAGGAACGAACTGGCAGGATGTTGCAGATCTGAATTTCTACAATGAAAGTATGCGCGATGCCATGATAGATGCCATGAAATATTGGATTTTGGAAGCAAATGTGGATGGATATCGTTGCGACTATGCCGACGGTGTCCCTCAAGATTTTTGGGCAGAAGCCCTGAACACACTCTCCGACATACCGGATCGGCAGCTTATCTTTCTGGCGGAAGGGAGTCGCCCGGACCACTACCAGGCTGGATTTGACCTCACCTATGCCTGGTCTTTTTATGGGACCATGAAAAATGTTTTTCACGGGGGTGCTTCAAGCCTTTTATTCGATACGGATGTTTCAGAGAAATTGAATATTCCCCATGGATCATCTATTTTACGCTTTAGTACCAACCACGATGAATCCGCCTGGGACGCCACACCCCTGGTCCTTTTCAATGGAAAACAGGGCGCTCTGGCCGCCTCGGTTACGACATTTTTTTTGGGTGGGGTTCCCCTGATCTACACGGGACAGGAGGTGGGCAGATTACAAACGCTTCCATTTTTCTCAAATTCACCCATCGACTGGAATACAAATCCTGACATGTTTGCCGCCTATATCCAAATGCTGCGATTCTACTCCCATTCAAATGCCGCAAAAAAAGGCGAGTTGTCCAGCTATGGAAACGAAGATGTCCTGTGTTTTACAAAATCGCTCACCGATGAGACCCTGCTCATCCTTGATAATGTCCGCAATGAAACCATCCAGTTCAGTATTCCAGAAACTCTGCAAAACACTGAATGGCAGGATGTGCTAGCCCAAGATAGTCTAGGTCTACGCACCCAGGTTTCGCTGGCTCCTTACCAATATTTTATCCTGCAACAGATAAGCGATACATTTTTAGCTTCATCCCGATAGCTGTTTGGGGAGTATGCTCATTTGATAGTTTTTAAACTGGTTCAGTTTGAAAACGTCTGACCCCCGATAATACCTCCAACATATTCCCTTAATCTGGTTACCTGGTCGGTTGCCTTTAGCCTTCCCATAGCCAGCCATCCAAAAGTTGATACAATGAGTATACCGGACAGAAAAGTCACCAGGAGCGACAACACAGGTGACTCACCAACTGTCATTTGGGAAAGTGACCACATTAAAGCTGCCAGAAAAATGACTGAACCGAGAATCACAAAAAACATGGCGAGAGTAAACAGGGATGAGTTGGGACCGATGGATTCAAAGATCATGGTCTCGTTTTCCTCGTTTTCCTCGTTTTCCAGGCGTAGCGTCATTTCGGGTGACCACCAATGGTTTTCTTCCTGTTTCACATTCAGAGATATTAAATGATTGGAAATTTGGATTGTGAACGGCTTCTCCTCAGCCTTTTGGAAATTGACAAATTTCCCCATGATTTCTTCTTGTGAAAGGGAGTGACCGTATGTTCTACGAAGGTTTATACCCACCTGAAATCCAATCTGATTTATTTAAGTGATACATTTTATCACAATTATCCTGCAATGTCAAGTGTAGGAATGATAGGGCATACCAGTTTGAATCAATGAAACGAGGTGTTTATGATAATCCTGTTTCTCAGATATGGATTTTCCCACAACCGAGTTAAGGAAAAAAAGGCCTCCGATTGGAGGCCTTTTAAGGGAGGATGTGTTACTTCAAAAAACTTATAACGAGCAAAGCATTCAAAAGAAGAAAGATGGATGTTCTCACGACTATTTGCAGTGTCTTTGATTGTTTCTTTGGATCGGTCATTATGTATAGATTCCTAATTTTATCATCATTCATTTTCGGGCAATTCATATGCATTTTCTATGCCAGTGGAACAAGGAATTATTGCCAATCATTGAGAAGCTTAAAAAAATATTTGTACCTGCTAGTTTGAATGGATGTCCAATAATGTTTCACTTGAGATTGTTGTGGATTTTCTGTGTAATCAGGGGATTTATAATGTACTTGCTCGTCTATCTATAACCAGATAACTTCATGCAATTACAGTAACAATAGGATTTGCTAATATTGCAGGGGGCTGACACCTACGCCCCTGTTATTAATGTATTTAACAGAATAATAAAGGAGTCGACATGTATGAATCAATGGTGAATTATTGGGCAGTTTTGGTCTCTGCTTTGGTCTTTTTTGGTATTGGAGCGATTTGGTATGGTCCAGTATTTGGCAAAGCCTGGATAAAATCAATGGGCTTAAGTGAAGCAGATCTGGAAGCACAGAAGGCTGAAGAGAATATGGTCATGTCATTTGGACTCATGTTTGTCTCCTCCCTACTTATGGCTCTAGCCACAGCCTATTTGATAGACTATCTCCTCTTTGTATTTCCAGATTCCGGTGCTGTAAAAGTGGGGTTAACGACTGCTTTTTTTGTATGGGTGGGCTACACATTCTCATATCTCATAACGGCTCCGGCTTTTGAGAAGCGACCCTGGTCCTATGTTTGGATCAATGGTGGCTACTGGTTGGTAGGCCTGGCGGTCACGGGCATCATCGTTGGACTTTGGCGTTAAAATATTCACATAACATTGATCAGAAAATGGTCAATTAATCGTAAACAAGAGGTTGATATGGCAGAAGAACAAAGGAATGTAGGACAAATAGACAGTATCATCAGGATCATTCTGGGTGTCATCGCCCTGGGATCCGTAATATATCATTTTGTTGGTAATGGTTTATTCCCAGTATACATACTTGTAGTGGTCATCGTTTTGGTGCCCTTCTATTTAAAGACGGGTTTAACCAAAGTTTGTCCCATCATGAAATCTATGGGTGTCTCAACCTATAAAGGGGATTAACCTCAGCTATTTAGTTTTAAAAGGACCTCAAAGTCCTAAAAACTGTATTGAAATTCCACACAGAAGAATGGTTACACCGGCAATGGCGTGTGTAAAGCGTTCCATTTTTTTCATGGGGATCATTTTAATGCCATAACTTGCACCCAGGACGATGGCTAGCATGGTTCCTATGGTTGCAATGGCAAAAACCAGAGTCACCAGAACCAAACCGATAGTGCTACCCTCTGATGCAGGATACATGAGGAGGGGGATCAAAGATTCACAGGGACCAAATACAAAAATGATAAAAAGTGCCCAGGGTGAGAAAAGTGCTTTGCCCTTCACCTTGTGGACATGGCCATGGTCTTCGATGTGTTCATGGAGATGTTCATGCTCCTCCTCTTTATGGAGGTGAACATGTGTGTGTGGGCGATTCTTAACGGCATGCATGATACCCCAGGCGGTATACAAAAGCCCCAGAATGATGAGACCCCAGGCAGCTATATCACCTCGGAAGGCTTCAAATGCTTCCAGCTTCCCCAGGGCCAATCCAAGTGAAACACCCAGGAGACCAAGTACGATGGACCCAGCCACATGCCCTACCCCACAAATAAAGGTGATTATAGCGGTTTTGATGATACTCCACTGACCGGATTTTGACATGGCCACAAAGGGTAAATAGTGGTCTGGACCGAGAACGGTATGAACAAAACCTACAGTGGCAGCAGCGGTAACGAGGGTTGAAATATCACTTTCCATTTAGCAACAGCTCCTTTTTGCGTGTATTAAGATAATGAGTCCTACTACAATTCCAATCTTGCAATTTAAACGCAGAGCATTGCTGTTGAATTACCGGGAATTATGGATGGTATCGAAAAAAGGGATTACATCCCCAGGGAGATGGATCAGGTGATCTTGAAGCTTTGTCGCTCTTGAGGTGCCACGCAAATGGTCTTCGAATTCCACTCTTTCAGTAGTTCTTGTCCAGTTTTCAATTTAGCATCAATATCATCATCGTTTTGATCAGGATCATGATGAATCAGATGCACCTCTTTGACCTCTGCATCATGAGCAAGTTTGGCAACTTGAGATACTGCCGAATGACCCCACTTACTTTTTTTGAGGTATTCCTCATCTGTATAGGTGGCATCTGTTATGAGAATATCGGTTCCCCGGATAAATTCTGTCAATTTACTCCAGTAATTTGAATTATAGTCGCGGGTGCCCTCAGGGAATAACTCATTGTCTGTGATATAGGAAACAGCTCTATTCTTGTATTCCAGACGATACCCCAGACAGGTGCCTGGATGCGATAGCAACATGGTCTTAACCAGAATATCATTGATTCTGAAGGTTTCTTCTCTCAAATCCCGAAAATAGGTTCGGGCGGCGAATTCTTTAATCCGGATTGGGAAATACACCCCATCCATCTGGGCTGAGATTAACTCACGCATGGTGACACTGCCGTGGGATGCACCAAAGACCTCAAACTCATTCCCTGGTATGTAGAGGGGAACAAAAAATGGAAGGGCGTTGATATGATCCCAGTGGGGATGTGAAATAAAAATTTTGGCGTGCAGCGCCTCTCGCTGTTGTCCCATGAGGTGATCAGACAATTGTTTGATACCAGATCCTGCATCAAGTATAAAGAGGTTGTCTTTGGGGAACTGGATTGACGTACACATGGTGTTGCCACCATAACGAAGGGACCCTTTACCTGGAACGGGTAAGGTTCCTCTTACACCCCAATAGGTTACTTCAACTTTCTCCTCAACAATATCCTGCAATTTCGAGATAAACTCATCGGTGATGAGCGGTTTGGTCAGATAGCCATCTGCTCCAAAAGAAAAGGCACGCTGTTGATCCTGTTCATAAGACTTACCAGAAAAGATCACTATCTTTAGCTTTTCCAGATCTGTCTCCTTACGTAGAAGACGGGTCAAGTCCAGGCCATCCATTTCAGGCATCATCAAATCGAGGATAGCAAGATCAGGTTTGTCTTCTATGATTTCGCTCAAGGCTTTTTTACTGGAGGTGCTGGTCTTAACCTTGGCTCCAAAATCCTCAAGCAAGGCTTTTACGACCACCAGTACATCTGGATCGTCATCGACCACGTGAATTTTTAAATTTTTAAGTACGGACATTGGTTCAACTTAATTTTATTGCCAATTAAGAACCAGCAATTTATGCACGCGAACTGATTGAAGATGAGCTGCTATTTGTATTCCTCAATCTCTGGTCGTTGCATATTCTCCAGCCCTCCATCTCTGACCAGGCTGCCGTAGGTAACCAGCTCTATTCCCCTATCCTTGACCAATAGCCTTAACTCAGGATTCAAAACGGCTTTTAGCTCATCCTGGCGGTGACGGCTCATCTCCTTAAGTCCAAATTCATTTAAATCCTGCATAGCCTGCATTTCAGGCGCATCCAGACCGACATGGACGACTTGCATATGCAAGCCCTCTCCCAGCTCAGAAACGTGGGCCAGAAGGCTGTCACTTTTGCTTCCTATTTCAGTCGCATAAGTAATGTTGGAATATATCTCACCAAAATATCCTGACATAGCCAGTCCATATTCGGCAGCCAATCCTTCCACAATCTCTCTAAGCTCCAGGGTCTGCACAGCTGCTCCCATGTGGTAGTCAACATAGTCTATATTCAGACCAGTATCCATGGCGCGGTCTATCTGGGCTCTTAATTCTCTGGTGATTTCACCCACATCTGGATTGTTCTCGAAAAGTTTGGTTCGTGATGGAAAAAAGGTTCCCACGCTATCTACAAGGCTGGGCACGACTTCTGGTCCCAATATCGGTCCCCAGCGATATCCTGCCCATTCAGCATTTAGCGTCAGATGGATACCCACACTCACCTGGGGATGCTGCTTTAGAATTTCAACAGCTTCTTCATACCAGGGACAGGCAAACATCACCGAGGTGGAAAAGGGCATACCCGTTTCGGCGACCTGTTCAATAGCCATGTTGACTGAGTGACACATCCCCATATCATCAAGACGGATGAGATAGCGGATATTCTCTTGTTGAACGGAGCAGGTCATAAGGCTGAAAATCGCAATCTGTAGAACTATTTTCTTTAACATGGAGCCCCCTCTTAAATTTTGCCAAAGATAATAGACAAATTAAGCCCTCATAAGTTTTTATCATTCAGGCCATGAGTTATTCATCAAGTGGACCCTTCAGCACCATATTAATTTGATAATATTTGGCCATTGATAACTTATAATTTTAATAGTATTCACGATGATGGCTATTGTTTGCTATATATCCAAATCAGGCGAGAACGTTTATGACAAACATCATTACCAACATAAGACCATATCATATTTTCGTAAATCGCACTGGCTTGTATTTTGCCGTTCTTGTCTGCAACCGCAGGTATCGAGACCAGGTTAAACAGTGAATTGAAAGTCCCACAAAATGAGCACACGCTATATCTTAGTCATCCTTTTCTCAGTCATTCTGCATTTCATATCGTGCGATGAAGCACCTACTGAACCCAAACCACCAGATAATACTGACACCACTGTTACTATTGCAAAAAGCCCCAAACGAGGGCTTTCCTTTGACCTGAAAGAGGTTGCGGATTTGGACACCTTGAAAAGTGGCGTTTCCTGGTGGTATAACTGGTACTTCAGCACCGATGCTCCTGATGGATATTATGCTGACTACCAGATGGAATATATTCCTATGCTCTGGGGTGGCAACACTGCTCAATCGAATCTTTCTGCGGCAAGATCCTTTATTCTGGATCACCCTGAAATTGAATATC
The genomic region above belongs to Candidatus Neomarinimicrobiota bacterium and contains:
- a CDS encoding DUF1761 domain-containing protein, translated to MYESMVNYWAVLVSALVFFGIGAIWYGPVFGKAWIKSMGLSEADLEAQKAEENMVMSFGLMFVSSLLMALATAYLIDYLLFVFPDSGAVKVGLTTAFFVWVGYTFSYLITAPAFEKRPWSYVWINGGYWLVGLAVTGIIVGLWR
- a CDS encoding response regulator; the encoded protein is MSVLKNLKIHVVDDDPDVLVVVKALLEDFGAKVKTSTSSKKALSEIIEDKPDLAILDLMMPEMDGLDLTRLLRKETDLEKLKIVIFSGKSYEQDQQRAFSFGADGYLTKPLITDEFISKLQDIVEEKVEVTYWGVRGTLPVPGKGSLRYGGNTMCTSIQFPKDNLFILDAGSGIKQLSDHLMGQQREALHAKIFISHPHWDHINALPFFVPLYIPGNEFEVFGASHGSVTMRELISAQMDGVYFPIRIKEFAARTYFRDLREETFRINDILVKTMLLSHPGTCLGYRLEYKNRAVSYITDNELFPEGTRDYNSNYWSKLTEFIRGTDILITDATYTDEEYLKKSKWGHSAVSQVAKLAHDAEVKEVHLIHHDPDQNDDDIDAKLKTGQELLKEWNSKTICVAPQERQSFKIT
- a CDS encoding alpha-amylase, with the translated sequence MTALKRIGLIALIVCFLLACEDPSSSPGEKYTQYGRPMANTPPIEDIIMYEVNLRAFSQSGDLQGVIQRLPILDSMGINVIWLMPIHPIGEINSVNSPYSVKDYRAVAAEYGTLEDLRMLTDEAHALGMAVIMDWVANHTAWDNPWIENKSWYTLDTNFEIISPPGTNWQDVADLNFYNESMRDAMIDAMKYWILEANVDGYRCDYADGVPQDFWAEALNTLSDIPDRQLIFLAEGSRPDHYQAGFDLTYAWSFYGTMKNVFHGGASSLLFDTDVSEKLNIPHGSSILRFSTNHDESAWDATPLVLFNGKQGALAASVTTFFLGGVPLIYTGQEVGRLQTLPFFSNSPIDWNTNPDMFAAYIQMLRFYSHSNAAKKGELSSYGNEDVLCFTKSLTDETLLILDNVRNETIQFSIPETLQNTEWQDVLAQDSLGLRTQVSLAPYQYFILQQISDTFLASSR
- a CDS encoding DUF2892 domain-containing protein, whose product is MAEEQRNVGQIDSIIRIILGVIALGSVIYHFVGNGLFPVYILVVVIVLVPFYLKTGLTKVCPIMKSMGVSTYKGD
- a CDS encoding ChbG/HpnK family deacetylase; translated protein: MLKKIVLQIAIFSLMTCSVQQENIRYLIRLDDMGMCHSVNMAIEQVAETGMPFSTSVMFACPWYEEAVEILKQHPQVSVGIHLTLNAEWAGYRWGPILGPEVVPSLVDSVGTFFPSRTKLFENNPDVGEITRELRAQIDRAMDTGLNIDYVDYHMGAAVQTLELREIVEGLAAEYGLAMSGYFGEIYSNITYATEIGSKSDSLLAHVSELGEGLHMQVVHVGLDAPEMQAMQDLNEFGLKEMSRHRQDELKAVLNPELRLLVKDRGIELVTYGSLVRDGGLENMQRPEIEEYK
- a CDS encoding MFS transporter; amino-acid sequence: MLSKNALKTKNGRLLAFSLLYLSEGIPFGFSAIALATHLRMSGVGLTEIGLFTASLYAPWGLKWAWAPLVDLIEFKRFGSKRTWIAGAQAAMIGTLGIVVFFDYSANIQLLTTLIVIHNIFAATQDVAIDALAIKVLPENERGIANGFMFGSSYLGQAIGGSGALLIAGKFGFALSFPFVLLMLILILFFVTLRLQEPASEVIDKAVSHESVAQEIINTLKQFFKELFQGFFKSGTGPIAGVIFSLLPFGALALGLVLGSALQVDLGMDENQIAKLTMLGTIFAASGCVLGGWISDRVGHRKALGAWYVLTTIPTFFLARQFTGIDGTAGVTIDMFFYVSIAYSFASGLVQGTSTAVFMGLTSPAVAATQFTGYMALHNFVYSYSSLWQGKYADLHGYAKVLFMDGWIAFIPLILLPFLKPRKQSAEST
- a CDS encoding sulfite exporter TauE/SafE family protein, producing the protein MESDISTLVTAAATVGFVHTVLGPDHYLPFVAMSKSGQWSIIKTAIITFICGVGHVAGSIVLGLLGVSLGLALGKLEAFEAFRGDIAAWGLIILGLLYTAWGIMHAVKNRPHTHVHLHKEEEHEHLHEHIEDHGHVHKVKGKALFSPWALFIIFVFGPCESLIPLLMYPASEGSTIGLVLVTLVFAIATIGTMLAIVLGASYGIKMIPMKKMERFTHAIAGVTILLCGISIQFLGL